A genomic window from Leishmania major strain Friedlin complete genome, chromosome 16 includes:
- a CDS encoding putative delta-coat protein, with the protein MTVISAGVVNKQGRIVLARQFTDISRVRIEGLLSAFPRLLESSMSKQVTYIDAGTVRYVYQPIEELFLVLVTTTKSNIVEDLATLHLMGRLIPEYVPEGITEASLEAHSFEVFFALDEVVVCGKRENSTVEQIRVYLEMDSYEERMALEEKQRQIAEAKKITAEHARKMREQRMAGGGPTGGMYGGISSDDPNYGGFGSSSAAGGNMSLYTGGVGGMETTYPAPSATISSHTSAPLKMAAAPRSGMCLGKARKTDITSKIQKEMGITASQAPDALGEASDPVAMGRNAVELPVAMVPQEAVNITVEEKMSATLQREGEPTPIDIKGELTVLVADPQQDHIKLMLAPVSDAFTFRAHAKVNKTLFASDQVLTMADGKPFPVQQPVTILRWRLSNSSVTAPINFTCWPESSSITIEYEVADPNTRPLQPVRLVIPLYGASLQDVQPSTGTYQAVDGQHVIWTIDVVDGHQNTSGNIEIVADSDHGASGEELFFPIRVALSSQVSIAHVNVVEVVSTQNGNAVPFSQQLRLVSDNVQVL; encoded by the coding sequence ATGACCGTCATCTCTGCCGGAGTTGTAAACAAGCAGGGCCGCATCGTGCTCGCGCGTCAGTTCACGGACATTAGCCGCGTCCGCATCGAAGGTCTTCTCTCCGCCTTTCCGCGGCTGCTCGAGTCGTCGATGAGCAAGCAGGTCACGTACATCGACGCTGGCACGGTGCGCTACGTCTACCAGCCCATCGAGGAACTTTTCCTGGTGTTGGTCACGACAACGAAGAGCAACATCGTCGAGGACCTGGCCACGCTGCATCTCATGGGTCGGCTGATTCCCGAGTACGTGCCAGAGGGCATCACGGAGGCCTCGCTGGAAGCGCACTCCTTCGAGGTGTTCTTCGCCCTCGACGAGGTAGTGGTGTGCGGGAAGCGCGAGAACAGCACCGTGGAGCAGATTCGCGTGTACCTCGAGATGGACTCGTACGAGGAGCGCATGGCGCtcgaggagaagcagcggcaaattgcagaggcgaagaagaTTACGGCtgagcacgcgcgcaagaTGCGCGAGCAACGCATGGCTGGCGGCGGCCCGACTGGTGGCATGTACGGCGGCATCAGCTCTGATGACCCGAACTACGGCGgcttcggcagcagctctgccgcggGCGGCAACATGAGCCTGTACACCGGCGGCGTTGGTGGCATGGAGACGACGTACCCGGCGCCTTCGGCGACGATCAGCTCGCACACATCCGCCCCCCTTaagatggcggcagcgccgcgaagCGGCATGTGCCTTGGCAAGGCACGCAAGACCGACATCACCAGCAAGATCCAGAAGGAGATGGGCATCACAGCATCGCAGGCGCCTGACGCGCTTGGTGAGGCGAGTGACCCGGTGGCGATGGGGCGTAACGCAGTGGAGCTACCGGTTGCTATGGTgccgcaggaggcggtgAACATTACCGTTGAAGAGAAGATGAGCGCAACGCTGCAGCGTGAGGGCGAGCCGACGCCGATAGACATCAAGGGTGAGCTCACCGTCCTCGTGGCAGACCCGCAGCAGGACCACATCAAGCTCATGTTGGCACCGGTGAGCGACGCCTTCACGTtccgcgcgcacgccaagGTGAACAAGACGCTGTTTGCCAGCGACCAGGTGCTCACCATGGCGGACGGCAAGCCGTTtccggtgcagcagccggTCACCATTCTACGATGGCGTCTCTCCAACTCCTCCGTCACCGCTCCGATTAACTTCACGTGCTGGCCGGAGTCTAGCAGCATTACGATCGAGTACGAGGTGGCCGACCCGAAcacgcggccgctgcagcccgtGCGCTTGGTCATCCCCCTCTACGGTGCCAGCCTGCAAGATGTGCAGCCGTCAACAGGCACGTACCAGGCGGTGGACGGCCAGCACGTGATCTGGACGATCGACGTCGTGGATGGTCACCAAAATACGAGCGGCAACATTGAGATCGTCGCGGACAGTGAccacggcgccagcggcgaggaGCTCTTCTTCCCAATCCGCGTTGCCCTCTCTTCACAGGTCAGCATCGCGCACGTTAAtgtggtggaggtggtgtcGACCCAGAACGGCAACGCGGTGCCCTTCAGCCAGCAGTTGCGCTTGGTAAGTGACAATGTGCAGGTGCTGTAA
- a CDS encoding putative 60S ribosomal protein L39, which produces MGRFKPLAVKKKYAKKMNQNKPVPYWIRLRTGNRIKWNEKRRHWRRTKLNY; this is translated from the coding sequence ATGGGCCGCTTCAAGCCCCTTGCTGTGAAGAAGAAGTACGCGAAGAAGATGAACCAGAACAAGCCGGTGCCGTACTGGATTCGCCTTCGCACGGGCAACCGCATCAAGTGGAACGAGAAgcgccgccactggcgcCGCACGAAGCTGAACTACTAA
- the CYP13 gene encoding putative cyclophilin 13 produces the protein MNPLSTRRLGGTVTPGSALSGTCYVSHITRPARTMCWMKLAVFTQFPVVPSLAGTQVQGRQDLLASTAGAGTPEEASLFLQIELFDDECPQLCANFRRLCNGQSSTRQGQVYCFQGLTPSYCGTYFHKIIPSYCVQGGDITMRVKPGGTNSYSSAGRTWLPDEFKKRRHNEIGLVSMANNGPNSNGSQFFITTSAAHERAFNGRHCCIGHVVRGLDAFIALVAPFGNIEGHPSKYAVVVDCGEGEAPTLMSASSSPAAVFQASMAISETGTAGSSPAADSRSVSVEEAPAELDAHYCEQPPQLQLQHRQAADGTGVMAALSPSDAAAAAAPLSISPAQPLKSSLKEKTTAVSEAAKTHAKHVTYQL, from the coding sequence ATGAACCCCCTGTCGACGCGGCGCCTTGGGGGCACTGTGACCCCCGGCTCGGCACTTTCGGGCACCTGCTACGTGAGCCACATCACACGGCCAGCCCGCACTATGTGCTGGATGAAGCTGGCGGTCTTCACGCAGTTCCCGGTGGTCCCATCGCTGGCTGGCACGCAGGTGCAGGGCCGCCAGGACTTGCTCGCCTCtaccgccggcgccggcaccccCGAGGAAGCAAGCTTGTTTCTTCAGATCGAGCTCTTCGACGACGAGTGCCCGCAGCTCTGCGCAAACTTTCGCCGCCTCTGTAACGGGCAGTCGTCAACGCGGCAGGGGCAGGTGTACTGCTTCCAAGGCCTCACCCCTAGCTACTGCGGCACGTATTTCCACAAGATCATACCCTCTTACTGCGTGCAGGGGGGTGACATCACCATGCGCGTGAAGCCTGGCGGCACGAACAGCtacagcagcgctggccgCACTTGGCTGCCGGATGAATTCAAGAAGCGACGCCATAACGAAATCGGGCTCGTTTCCATGGCGAACAACGGCCCCAACTCGAACGGGTCCCAGTTCTTCATCACCACCTCGGCGGCGCATGAGCGCGCCTTCAAcggccgccactgctgcatCGGTCATGTCGTGCGCGGCCTTGACGCCTTCATAGCGCTCGTCGCCCCATTTGGCAACATCGAGGGGCATCCGTCCAAGTACGCGGTGGTAGTGGACTGTGGCGAAGGAGAGGCGCCGACACTGATgtcggcatcgtcgtcgcccgCTGCAGTATTCCAGGCGTCGATGGCGATATCAGAGACGGGGACGGCGGGGtcgtctcctgcagccgACTCGCGGTCCGTGAGCGTCGAAGAAGCGCCTGCAGAGTTGGACGCACATTACTGCGAGCAGCCGCCGCAactccagctgcagcatcgccaAGCCGCGGATGGCACCGGTGTGATGGCGGCCCTGTCCCCGTccgatgccgctgcagccgcggcgcccctctccatctcccctgcgcagccgctgaaGAGCTCCTTGAAGGAAAAAacgacggcggtgtcggAGGCAGCCAAGACGCATGCGAAGCATGTAACGTATCAGCTGTGA